Below is a genomic region from Selenomonadales bacterium.
ACTTCCATGGGTCTTAATGTATACGATCTTCTTCATTACACGAAAATTTTCGTTGCTCAAGACGCGATCTCCCGCATTGAGGAGGTGCTTGCATAATGTCTAAAGCACATGATATTTTGGTTCGTCCGGTTATCACGGAAAAATCTGCTGCATTGATGCAGGATAACAAATACACGTTCGTTGTCGATATGGCAGCTAACAAAACTGAAATTCGCCAGGCGGTTGAAGAAGTATTCAAAGTAAAAGTTGAATCCGTTAACACGGTTCGTGTTCTCGGTAAAACGAAACGCATGGGCCGTACTCAGGGCAAACGTTCCGATTACAAAAAAGCAATCGTGAAATTGGCTGAAGGTCAGCGCATTGAATTCTTCGAAGGCGTATAACGAATTTTAGGTAAAGGAGGAGCACCATAATGGCAGTAAAAAGTTTTAAACCGTATTCTGCGGGCAGAAGATTTATGACGGTTGCTAGCTTTGAAGAAATCACGACTGACAAACCGGAGAAATCCCTTGTTGTTCGTCTTTTCC
It encodes:
- the rplW gene encoding 50S ribosomal protein L23; translated protein: MSKAHDILVRPVITEKSAALMQDNKYTFVVDMAANKTEIRQAVEEVFKVKVESVNTVRVLGKTKRMGRTQGKRSDYKKAIVKLAEGQRIEFFEGV
- the rplB gene encoding 50S ribosomal protein L2 (one of the primary rRNA-binding proteins; required for association of the 30S and 50S subunits to form the 70S ribosome, for tRNA binding and peptide bond formation), whose translation is MAVKSFKPYSAGRRFMTVASFEEITTDKPEKSLVVRLF